The following proteins are encoded in a genomic region of Shinella zoogloeoides:
- a CDS encoding flagellin, with product MTSILTNSAAMAALQTLRSIDNSLETTQARVSSGLRVETAADNAAYWSIATTMRSDNRAISTVADALGLGAAKVDTAYTSLESVIEVMSEIKAKLVAAREPGVDKSKINEEIKELKNQLVSAAQSASFSGENWLYNTGSDALGVKSVVASFVRTAGGNVKVATLDFDTENSVLVDEGDASRGYLTKSIDADALSESPAGTAREYYLIDMGSPGAGSPIEIDTNTSYDDLDDMISVTDYIIKDLTNAASTLGAITKRINMQESFVATLGDVIDKGIGRLVDADMNEESTRLKALQTQQQLGIQSLSIANSSAENILQLFRQ from the coding sequence ATGACCAGCATTTTGACCAACTCCGCCGCCATGGCGGCGCTGCAGACGCTCCGTTCCATCGATAACAGCCTCGAAACGACGCAGGCGCGCGTTTCCTCCGGCCTGCGGGTCGAGACCGCGGCCGACAACGCGGCCTATTGGTCGATCGCGACCACGATGCGCTCCGACAACCGCGCGATCTCGACGGTCGCCGACGCGCTCGGCCTCGGCGCCGCCAAGGTGGATACGGCCTATACCTCGCTGGAAAGCGTCATCGAGGTGATGAGCGAGATCAAGGCCAAGCTCGTGGCCGCCCGCGAGCCGGGCGTCGACAAGAGCAAGATCAACGAAGAAATCAAGGAGCTGAAGAACCAGCTCGTCTCCGCCGCGCAATCGGCGTCCTTCTCGGGGGAGAACTGGCTCTACAATACCGGTTCCGACGCCCTCGGCGTGAAGTCCGTCGTCGCCTCCTTCGTTCGCACCGCGGGCGGGAACGTGAAGGTCGCCACGCTCGATTTCGACACAGAGAACTCCGTTCTCGTCGATGAGGGCGACGCCAGCCGCGGCTATCTGACCAAATCCATCGATGCCGACGCGTTGAGCGAAAGCCCGGCCGGCACCGCGCGTGAATACTATCTGATCGACATGGGCTCGCCCGGTGCCGGTTCTCCCATAGAGATCGACACGAACACGAGCTACGACGATCTGGACGACATGATCAGCGTCACGGACTACATCATCAAGGACCTGACGAACGCTGCCTCGACGCTCGGCGCCATCACCAAGCGCATCAACATGCAGGAAAGCTTCGTCGCCACGCTCGGCGACGTGATCGACAAGGGCATCGGCCGCCTGGTGGATGCCGACATGAACGAGGAATCGACCCGCCTCAAGGCGCTGCAGACCCAGCAGCAACTCGGCATCCAGTCGCTCTCGATCGCCAATTCGAGCGCCGAGAACATCCTCCAGCTCTTCCGCCAGTAA
- a CDS encoding MotB family protein: MSEGENHHHGKNEIIIVKRHGDHDGDHHAAAWKIAYADFMTAMMAFFLVMWLVNAANEETKASVASYFNPIKLTDDKPAEKSVKKPANSKDGEATQDKSKEEGQQQASGNGAEKGRDENTTAGEETKYSEADFFSNPYSVLSEIAQEVGQQANVSAKGEGGAANSGPATGADGGEAYRDPFDPDFWTQQVEISQTTSAGSESKAKDAKAKDIKAGQQQMAAVDTDRTVEEALAKADADAAAQQAQDAKAEAGKAAAEETQAKAKAEAEKVEDQKKADELKQQISREIGTLGKLAEGLSVTPSEGGLLVSLTDQLDTPMFNIGSAVPRQEMVLAMEKIGKILEGRAGAIAVRGHTDGRPFAGGKNDNWRLSMDRAQSAYYMLVRGGLEEKRVSQVSGFADRRLKVPDDPMADANRRIEILIQAEGG, encoded by the coding sequence ATGAGCGAAGGCGAAAATCACCACCACGGCAAGAACGAGATCATCATCGTCAAGCGTCATGGCGATCACGACGGCGACCACCATGCGGCCGCCTGGAAGATCGCCTATGCCGACTTCATGACGGCGATGATGGCCTTCTTCCTCGTGATGTGGCTCGTCAATGCCGCGAACGAGGAAACGAAGGCCTCGGTCGCCTCCTATTTCAACCCGATCAAGCTGACCGACGACAAGCCGGCGGAAAAATCCGTCAAGAAGCCCGCCAACAGCAAGGACGGCGAGGCAACGCAGGACAAGTCGAAGGAAGAGGGCCAGCAGCAGGCGAGCGGCAACGGCGCGGAAAAGGGCCGCGACGAGAACACGACCGCCGGCGAGGAAACGAAATATTCCGAGGCCGATTTCTTCAGCAATCCCTATTCCGTCCTGTCCGAGATCGCGCAGGAAGTCGGCCAGCAGGCCAATGTCAGCGCCAAGGGCGAGGGTGGCGCGGCCAATTCCGGCCCCGCCACCGGCGCCGACGGCGGCGAAGCCTACCGCGACCCGTTCGATCCCGATTTCTGGACGCAGCAGGTCGAAATCTCGCAGACGACGAGCGCCGGCAGCGAGAGCAAGGCCAAGGATGCCAAAGCCAAGGATATCAAAGCAGGCCAGCAGCAGATGGCCGCGGTGGACACCGACCGCACGGTAGAGGAAGCCCTCGCCAAGGCCGACGCCGATGCGGCGGCACAGCAGGCGCAGGACGCGAAGGCCGAGGCCGGGAAGGCTGCCGCTGAGGAGACGCAGGCCAAGGCCAAGGCCGAGGCCGAAAAGGTCGAGGACCAGAAGAAGGCGGACGAGCTGAAGCAGCAGATTTCCAGGGAGATCGGCACGCTCGGCAAGCTTGCCGAAGGCCTCAGCGTCACCCCCTCCGAAGGCGGCCTTCTCGTCAGCCTGACCGACCAGCTCGATACGCCCATGTTCAATATCGGCTCGGCCGTTCCGCGGCAGGAGATGGTGTTGGCCATGGAAAAGATCGGCAAGATTCTCGAAGGCCGGGCCGGTGCGATCGCCGTTCGCGGCCATACTGACGGCCGTCCCTTTGCCGGTGGCAAGAACGACAACTGGCGCCTTTCGATGGACCGCGCGCAGAGCGCCTATTACATGCTGGTGCGCGGCGGGCTGGAGGAAAAGCGCGTGAGCCAGGTATCCGGCTTCGCAGACCGCCGCCTCAAGGTGCCGGACGATCCGATGGCGGACGCCAACCGCCGCATCGAGATCCTCATCCAGGCCGAGGGTGGCTGA
- the motC gene encoding chemotaxis protein MotC, whose amino-acid sequence MGFLRRILLTGTVFGAALAAPAPVRADSPDDLAPYKMIRSLQYVQDTVVLGDHSAMEMQRFLLGTIDERLRTADSAIFDDPRNVDAALVYAMSGGNPDTLELLIRKDIAGHFDSRLTDALRSYLGGRGSQSVKSLAEIFPEYKRSRVGPYLALVSANSVIRKDPKLALSYFDWARLVAPGTIVEEAALRRSIYIASEAGWTDKSLAYANRYARRFLRSPYASQFADLFVKLAVDHFDALRQEDILEVLSFMDVPRQREVYLRMARLAAISGKNKLASLAAERAQALTGDGESVPKVLADLYSGLASVPSGDVASAMESIVAIPDDKLSAKDQALKAAARAVAEEVLRLPEGEGAKTVAKEDGVPAEADSASYEGLSEAEAADRSMDPQAGGEEKPVAAARPEKETTGQQEKAGIDPAFDNFVSTGRSKLDEIDALLKGEGS is encoded by the coding sequence ATGGGCTTCCTCCGGCGCATTCTTCTGACGGGAACGGTGTTCGGCGCGGCGCTCGCCGCGCCCGCGCCCGTGCGCGCCGACAGTCCGGACGATCTTGCGCCCTACAAGATGATCCGCTCGCTGCAATATGTGCAGGATACGGTGGTGCTCGGCGATCATTCCGCCATGGAGATGCAGCGCTTCCTGCTCGGCACCATCGACGAGCGGCTCCGCACGGCCGATTCCGCGATCTTCGACGATCCGCGCAATGTCGACGCCGCGCTCGTCTATGCCATGAGCGGCGGCAATCCCGACACGCTGGAGCTGCTGATCCGCAAGGACATTGCCGGCCATTTCGATTCCCGCCTGACGGATGCGCTGCGCAGCTATCTCGGCGGCCGGGGCAGCCAGAGCGTCAAGTCGCTCGCGGAGATCTTCCCCGAATACAAGCGCTCGCGGGTCGGGCCCTATCTGGCGCTCGTCTCGGCCAATTCGGTCATCCGCAAGGACCCGAAGCTGGCGCTCAGTTATTTCGACTGGGCGCGCCTCGTCGCGCCCGGCACGATCGTCGAGGAGGCGGCGCTACGCCGCTCCATCTACATCGCCAGCGAAGCCGGCTGGACCGACAAGAGCCTGGCCTATGCCAACCGCTATGCCCGTCGCTTCCTGCGTTCGCCCTATGCCAGCCAGTTCGCCGACCTTTTCGTGAAGCTCGCCGTCGATCATTTCGATGCGCTGAGGCAGGAGGACATTCTCGAGGTCCTGTCCTTCATGGACGTGCCCCGCCAGCGCGAGGTCTATCTGCGCATGGCGCGGCTGGCGGCGATCTCGGGCAAGAACAAGCTGGCCTCGCTTGCCGCCGAGCGCGCCCAGGCCCTGACGGGCGACGGCGAAAGCGTTCCGAAGGTGCTGGCGGACCTCTATTCGGGCCTCGCCTCGGTGCCGTCGGGCGATGTCGCCTCGGCGATGGAATCCATCGTGGCGATCCCCGACGACAAGCTCTCCGCCAAGGATCAGGCGCTGAAGGCCGCCGCCAGGGCGGTCGCCGAAGAGGTGCTGCGCCTGCCGGAGGGCGAGGGCGCCAAGACGGTCGCGAAGGAAGACGGCGTGCCCGCCGAGGCCGACAGTGCCTCCTACGAGGGGCTGAGCGAGGCGGAAGCGGCGGACCGGTCGATGGACCCGCAGGCGGGCGGCGAGGAAAAGCCGGTCGCGGCGGCAAGGCCGGAAAAGGAAACGACGGGGCAGCAGGAAAAGGCGGGCATCGACCCGGCATTCGACAATTTCGTGTCGACCGGCCGATCCAAGCTCGACGAGATCGATGCGCTCTTGAAGGGAGAAGGCAGTTGA
- a CDS encoding flagellar hook-length control protein FliK: MSTIASGVLGIAQGQAPAKGKAAGSSENGDFEKTIASLHAKDGESGHKGGRTSISGHGGKEGEAMNGTRTHAAHGDISALADALEKAGGKAGKTGDGKASHAESTGRTGRKGHAETAEGVDADAEKVAVTVAESGGEAAAAKTDVGNLLELLNAANTASHTAAGHGAAKAAATDGNKAQAGGKVAGKADLVSDRAGSAGEASELAGAEGGEVPQSDTDKLFRLIRADGKGRGLDMSLSGAGDRATFKDADINAARGETVTVVDARRYIGLAQTGNAAAVTGAITQDPEWAASLSATGGLAPSEAAATGKVVNTLKIQMHPIELGLVTATLRLHGEELVVSLQVETGEAYRQLLDDKDTIVRALRGQGFAVDQVSVQLAPADRGAGTQQGDSQGQQAQQQQFSSQPQAREGGGGREHGGERAGSFGQEGTSHEGNIAEAASGLAGGQSVRSGGVYL; the protein is encoded by the coding sequence TTGAGCACCATTGCTAGCGGAGTTTTGGGCATCGCGCAGGGCCAGGCGCCGGCCAAGGGCAAGGCCGCCGGTTCCTCCGAGAACGGCGATTTCGAAAAGACGATCGCCAGCCTCCATGCCAAGGACGGCGAGAGCGGCCACAAGGGCGGCCGCACCTCGATCTCCGGCCATGGCGGGAAAGAAGGCGAGGCGATGAACGGCACGCGGACGCATGCCGCGCATGGCGACATCTCCGCGCTCGCCGATGCGCTTGAGAAGGCGGGCGGCAAGGCCGGCAAGACTGGTGACGGGAAGGCTTCGCACGCCGAGAGCACCGGTCGTACGGGCAGGAAAGGTCATGCCGAGACGGCCGAGGGTGTCGATGCCGACGCGGAGAAGGTTGCCGTGACCGTCGCCGAAAGCGGCGGGGAGGCGGCAGCCGCGAAGACGGATGTCGGCAACCTCCTCGAACTGCTGAACGCGGCGAACACCGCTTCCCACACGGCCGCGGGCCATGGCGCGGCGAAGGCCGCCGCCACGGATGGCAACAAGGCGCAGGCCGGCGGCAAGGTCGCGGGCAAGGCGGACCTCGTGTCGGACCGTGCGGGTTCGGCTGGGGAAGCCTCCGAGCTTGCCGGCGCCGAGGGCGGCGAGGTGCCGCAATCGGATACGGACAAGCTCTTCCGCCTGATCCGCGCCGACGGCAAGGGCCGCGGCCTCGACATGAGCCTTTCGGGCGCCGGCGATCGCGCGACCTTCAAGGATGCCGATATCAATGCGGCGCGGGGCGAGACGGTGACGGTGGTCGATGCGCGCCGCTATATCGGCCTCGCGCAGACCGGCAATGCCGCCGCCGTGACGGGCGCGATCACGCAGGACCCCGAATGGGCGGCCTCGCTGAGCGCCACCGGCGGCCTTGCGCCTTCGGAGGCGGCGGCGACCGGCAAGGTCGTCAACACGCTGAAGATCCAGATGCATCCGATCGAGCTCGGCCTCGTGACGGCGACGCTGCGCCTCCATGGCGAGGAGCTCGTCGTCTCGCTGCAGGTGGAGACGGGCGAGGCCTATCGCCAGCTCCTCGACGACAAGGACACGATCGTGCGGGCGCTGCGCGGCCAGGGCTTCGCCGTCGACCAGGTCAGCGTCCAGCTTGCGCCGGCCGACCGCGGCGCCGGCACGCAGCAGGGCGACAGCCAGGGCCAGCAGGCGCAGCAGCAGCAATTCTCCAGCCAGCCGCAGGCCCGCGAAGGCGGCGGCGGCCGTGAGCACGGCGGCGAGCGCGCAGGCTCGTTCGGACAGGAAGGAACGTCTCATGAGGGCAACATCGCGGAAGCCGCTTCTGGCCTTGCTGGCGGGCAGTCTGTGCGCTCTGGCGGCGTCTATCTCTGA
- a CDS encoding transglycosylase SLT domain-containing protein, translating to MRATSRKPLLALLAGSLCALAASISDAAASTGSCEREILAAAAKYDIPAGILYSVGLTETGRKGSLQPFALNIEGKAYFGASREEALRTFEAARARGARLIDLGCMQINHHFHGEHFASAAEMFDPHKNVEYAAAFLARLHARHETWTMAVARYHAGPNNDPAQKRYVCRVIANLVATGYGSWTPNAKAFCQ from the coding sequence ATGAGGGCAACATCGCGGAAGCCGCTTCTGGCCTTGCTGGCGGGCAGTCTGTGCGCTCTGGCGGCGTCTATCTCTGACGCCGCCGCGTCGACGGGCTCCTGCGAACGGGAAATCCTCGCCGCCGCCGCCAAGTACGACATCCCGGCCGGCATCCTCTATTCCGTCGGTCTCACGGAGACCGGGCGGAAGGGATCCCTCCAGCCCTTCGCCCTCAACATTGAGGGCAAGGCCTATTTCGGCGCGAGCCGGGAAGAGGCGCTGCGCACCTTCGAGGCGGCGCGCGCCCGCGGCGCCAGGCTGATCGACCTCGGCTGCATGCAGATCAACCACCACTTCCACGGCGAGCATTTCGCCTCGGCGGCGGAAATGTTTGACCCGCACAAGAACGTGGAATATGCAGCCGCCTTCCTGGCGCGTCTGCATGCCCGGCACGAGACCTGGACCATGGCCGTCGCGCGCTACCATGCCGGCCCGAACAACGACCCCGCGCAGAAGCGTTATGTCTGCCGGGTGATCGCGAACCTGGTTGCAACCGGCTATGGAAGCTGGACACCGAATGCGAAAGCGTTCTGCCAGTAA